A region from the Vibrio artabrorum genome encodes:
- the kduD gene encoding 2-dehydro-3-deoxy-D-gluconate 5-dehydrogenase KduD produces MILGSFNLEGKVAIVTGCDTGLGQGMAIGLAEAGCKVVGVNYVEPTETIEKMNAAGHTFLDVRANLLKQEDIPGIIDKTLTEFGRIDVLVNNAGIIRREDAIEFSEQNWDDVMNINTKTVFFMSQSVAKQFKAQGTGGKIINIASMLSFQGGIRVPSYTASKSAVMGITRAMANEWASDNINVNAIAPGYMATNNTQALREDAERNQAILERIPADRWGTPKDVAGPCVFLASPASDYINGYTIAVDGGWLAR; encoded by the coding sequence ATGATATTAGGGTCATTCAATTTAGAAGGAAAAGTCGCGATAGTGACGGGTTGCGATACAGGCCTTGGTCAAGGTATGGCAATCGGACTGGCTGAGGCGGGTTGTAAAGTGGTTGGCGTTAATTATGTTGAACCAACAGAGACGATTGAAAAAATGAATGCGGCAGGTCATACGTTTTTAGACGTACGTGCCAACCTTCTTAAGCAAGAAGATATTCCTGGAATAATCGACAAAACGCTTACTGAATTTGGTCGTATTGATGTGCTTGTAAACAATGCCGGTATTATTCGCAGAGAGGACGCGATTGAGTTTTCTGAGCAGAACTGGGATGACGTAATGAACATCAACACCAAAACAGTTTTCTTTATGTCTCAATCGGTTGCTAAGCAGTTTAAGGCGCAAGGCACCGGCGGTAAGATCATTAATATCGCATCAATGCTCTCTTTCCAAGGCGGTATCCGTGTACCTTCTTATACCGCATCTAAGAGTGCGGTAATGGGTATCACTCGTGCGATGGCGAACGAGTGGGCAAGCGACAATATTAATGTCAACGCGATTGCACCTGGCTACATGGCAACCAACAATACTCAAGCACTACGTGAAGACGCAGAGCGCAACCAAGCGATTCTTGAGCGTATCCCTGCTGATCGCTGGGGTACACCGAAAGATGTTGCTGGCCCATGTGTATTTTTAGCGTCACCAGCATCAGACTATATTAATGGTTATACCATTGCCGTCGATGGTGGTTGGTTAGCTCGCTAA
- a CDS encoding YgjV family protein — MVSDFFAQAVGLFSFVLGLSTFYQKDDKKLKVVMLLLNINHLIHFLLLGSITSAIGALISALRTCTSMYTKSLWAAGLFVVLAISGGISFAQHWYQFLPLAGSIIGTYSIFRLSGIALRVGFLLGAFCWLINNLIIGSIGGTLMEISVIGMNLRTIFRLYKDDAKCKVTT, encoded by the coding sequence ATGGTTAGTGATTTTTTTGCGCAGGCAGTCGGGCTATTCAGTTTTGTTCTGGGGTTATCGACCTTTTACCAGAAAGATGACAAAAAGCTCAAAGTGGTGATGTTGCTGTTAAACATTAACCATCTTATTCATTTTTTATTATTGGGTTCCATTACATCGGCAATTGGTGCATTGATTTCAGCGCTCAGAACTTGCACATCAATGTATACAAAATCGTTGTGGGCGGCCGGGTTATTTGTGGTTCTGGCTATCAGTGGCGGCATAAGCTTTGCGCAGCATTGGTATCAGTTTCTACCTTTGGCCGGATCGATTATTGGAACGTACTCAATATTTAGACTGAGCGGTATCGCGCTGAGAGTCGGCTTTTTATTAGGGGCTTTCTGTTGGCTTATCAACAACCTAATTATTGGTTCAATTGGCGGAACACTGATGGAAATATCAGTGATAGGGATGAATCTAAGAACCATTTTCCGCTTATACAAAGATGACGCTAAGTGCAAAGTTACGACGTAA
- a CDS encoding RpiB/LacA/LacB family sugar-phosphate isomerase encodes MKIALMMENSQAGKNAMVSAELESVAGGLGHDVFNLGMTDENDHHLTYIHLGIMASILINSKAVDFVVTGCGTGQGALMSLNLHPGVVCGYCLEPSDAFLFNQINNGNAISLAFAKGFGWAGELNVRYIFEKAFTGERGQGYPLERAEPQQRNAALLNDVKAAVVKDNFIDSLRAIDQELVKTAVGSSRFQQCFFDNCQNQDIADYVRSILG; translated from the coding sequence ATGAAAATCGCACTAATGATGGAAAACAGCCAAGCGGGCAAAAATGCAATGGTATCTGCAGAGCTTGAGTCAGTTGCGGGTGGTCTTGGCCATGATGTTTTCAACCTAGGCATGACCGATGAAAACGATCATCACTTAACTTACATCCACCTAGGTATCATGGCGAGCATCCTGATTAACTCTAAAGCGGTGGATTTCGTTGTAACGGGATGTGGAACAGGTCAAGGTGCGTTGATGTCACTGAACTTACACCCAGGTGTGGTTTGTGGGTACTGTTTAGAGCCGTCTGATGCATTCTTGTTTAACCAAATCAACAACGGTAATGCTATCTCGCTTGCTTTCGCGAAAGGTTTCGGTTGGGCTGGTGAGCTAAACGTGCGTTACATCTTTGAAAAAGCGTTCACAGGTGAGCGTGGTCAAGGTTACCCATTAGAGCGAGCTGAGCCACAGCAACGCAATGCAGCGCTACTTAATGACGTAAAAGCAGCAGTAGTGAAAGATAACTTTATTGATTCACTACGCGCTATTGATCAAGAACTTGTGAAGACCGCGGTCGGCAGCTCTCGCTTCCAACAATGTTTCTTTGACAACTGTCAAAACCAAGACATTGCAGATTACGTTCGTTCAATTTTGGGCTAA